The following are encoded in a window of Acidobacteriota bacterium genomic DNA:
- the proS gene encoding proline--tRNA ligase codes for MRWSRYYLYTTREVPADAEVVSHRLMMRAGMIKKVAAGIYTNLPFGWRSFSKLMTIVRRELDACGAVELSMPAVQPAELWRESGRWQRYGKELLRMNDRHGREFCFGPTHEEVITDTVRRDVRSYRQLPLSLYQIQTKFRDEIRPRFGLMRGREFLMKDAYSFHASADSLDETYQQLRDGYSRIFEACGLDYTVVEADTGAIGGSDSHEFMVVADTGESEVVRCPDCGYGANVEKAETLPLEAPSAVEGDLEVVETPGKKTVDEVTEFLGVDTSRLVKTLIYESDKGFCAVAIRGDREVNEVKLGNFLDAQFLVLASDEKVAAAIGAPVGFAGPVG; via the coding sequence CCGATGCGGAAGTCGTCAGCCATCGGCTGATGATGCGGGCCGGCATGATCAAGAAGGTCGCCGCCGGCATTTACACCAACCTGCCTTTCGGATGGCGCAGCTTCTCGAAGCTGATGACCATCGTGCGTCGCGAGCTCGACGCCTGCGGCGCTGTCGAGCTCTCTATGCCGGCGGTGCAGCCGGCGGAGCTGTGGCGCGAGTCCGGCCGCTGGCAGCGCTACGGCAAGGAGCTGCTGCGCATGAATGACCGCCACGGTCGCGAGTTCTGCTTCGGGCCGACCCACGAAGAGGTGATCACCGACACGGTTCGGCGCGATGTGCGCAGCTACCGCCAGCTGCCCCTCAGCCTCTACCAGATCCAGACCAAGTTTCGCGATGAGATCCGACCGCGCTTCGGCCTGATGCGGGGCCGCGAGTTTCTGATGAAGGACGCCTATTCGTTCCACGCCTCCGCCGACAGCCTGGACGAGACCTATCAGCAACTGCGCGACGGATACTCGCGCATCTTCGAGGCCTGTGGTCTCGACTACACCGTTGTCGAGGCCGACACCGGTGCCATCGGTGGCTCCGACTCGCACGAGTTCATGGTGGTGGCCGACACCGGCGAGAGCGAAGTGGTGCGCTGCCCTGACTGCGGATACGGCGCCAACGTCGAGAAGGCCGAGACCCTCCCTCTGGAGGCACCGTCGGCGGTCGAGGGCGACCTCGAGGTCGTCGAGACGCCGGGCAAGAAGACCGTCGACGAGGTCACCGAGTTTCTCGGTGTCGACACCAGCCGCCTGGTCAAGACTCTGATCTACGAATCGGACAAGGGTTTCTGCGCCGTCGCCATTCGAGGCGACCGCGAGGTCAACGAGGTCAAGCTCGGCAATTTCCTCGATGCTCAGTTCCTGGTGCTGGCCAGTGATGAAAAGGTCGCCGCGGCGATCGGGGCGCCGGTGGGTTTCGCCGGCCCCGTCGG